Proteins from one Rhizoctonia solani chromosome 5, complete sequence genomic window:
- a CDS encoding Retrotransposable element Tf2 protein, whose protein sequence is MDSNKKPLLFLDIILRDYPTDPIKTLIDSGATSNFISPTLVEKLKIPKILLKNPRVVRMLDGTISQTGRIWHQVQLAVLANGHLHHIPFLVCPIGNTPAILGMTWLTLESPLIDWQQGLVTFPEQVQIASEEEADPDPLADLPTQYHEFARVFGEEEFKVLPPHREYDISIDLLPDAKLSPGPIYGMTNAESRALKQHIDEELATGKIRPSTSSAGAPVMFVKKADGSLRLVVDYRKLNDVTHKNVYPLPRQDNLMAKLRHAKIFTKLDLRWGYNNVRIKEGDKWKTAFRTKYGLFEYLVMPFGLTNAPAAFQHFMNDLFRDLIDVTVVIYLDDILIFSENPEEHPAHVREVLSRLMANQLFCKLSKCHFHVTTVDYLGIVISPAGFSMDQKKIEAVTTWPTPKTVKQVQAFLGFVNYLRRFIPNFSLVARPLHNLTKKETPWSWGNPEEEAFQELKRLVTRSPVLIHSNPGLPYYLETDASGVAMGAILSQRGEDNRLHPVAYMSKSFSGAEANYNTHDKELLAIIKALEEWRIFLEATDKPIQVFTDHQNLEYWMQARTFNRRHARWRIFLSNFNFEIHYRPGKQSGKPDALSRRADYVDNPSEPEVMLPAEVFANTSEEELEIITEIRTKLREDPSLEPIIQFLTEDADNAPPSIRKAYRDYDWEEDLLWYRGKLVVPDSESLKERLLREFHDSPLAGHPGQQRTLELLSRNYWWPGMKSSSKEWVECCPTCQANRRAHAPVIALKPLEVPPYPFHTISYDFITGFPKSNGHDAILVVIDSFSKFGHFIPTTKKVTSKGLADLFISHVWKLHGLPVKTISDRGTTFMGKFLRALYQRLGVKPAFSSAYHPESDGQTERVNQFIEFYLRSYVAANHSDWATWLPLAEYAYNNAKHSATGRTPFELVYGRNPIMNPSNVPANVPEADLVANTLAQEWKEAESALRMTKERMTKSTGMIPEYSIGKKVWLDGKNIELRTNSNKLDPKRLGPFKVTEKISSHAYRLELPKTLKIHNVFYVGLLSKAHESPSQPFPEQPPPETIEGEEEYEVKQIIDSKRQRGKWFYLIKWKGYGPEDNSWEPEELLEHSQEEIKRFNQAKLRKARDAAKSL, encoded by the coding sequence atgGACTCAAACAAGAAACCCCTACTCTTTCTTGACATAATACTGCGTGACTACCCGACGGACCCTATTAAAACTCTCATTGACTCcggcgccacctccaactTTATATCCCCCACTCTGGTAGAAAAActgaaaatcccaaaaatcctactcaaaaatccacgagtagtaaggatgttagatggtaccatatctcagactggtcgcatatggcaccaggttcaacttgcggtcttggccaatggccacctccaccacattcccttccttgtttgccccataggcaacacaccggctatccttggcatgacctGGCTCACATTGGAATCCCCCCtaattgactggcaacagggtcTTGTCACATTCccagaacaagttcaaattgcctctgaggaagaagcggatccTGACCCCTTGGCAGACCTCCCGACCCAATACCACGAGTTTGCAAGAgtatttggcgaagaagaatttaaggtccttcccccccacagggaatatgacatttccATTGACCTACTTCCTGACGCCAAACTCTCACCAGGACCTATCtatggcatgaccaatgcagaaTCTAGGGcgctgaaacaacacattgacgaggagctggcaacaggcaaaatccgccctagtacctcctcagcaggcgccccggtcatgtttgtaaaaaaggcagatgggtCCCTCAGGCTAGTTGTTGATTATAGAAAGCTGAATGACGTCACCCATAAGAACGTATACCCCTtaccaagacaggacaatctcatggctaaactcagacatgccaagatcttcactaagttggacttacgctggggGTATAATAACGTTcgaatcaaggaaggtgacaaatggaaaacggccttcagaaccaaatatggcctgtttgaatacctagttatgccctttggtcttaccaatgcccccgcagcgttccagcatttcatgaacgacttgtttagggacctcattgacgtcacagtggtcatCTATTTGGACgacatcttgatcttctcagaaaacccAGAAGAACATCCAGCCCATGTGAGGGAAGTACTATCCAGGTTAATGGCAAACCAACTCTTCTGCAAACTCTCGAAGTGTCATTTCCATGTGACTACGGTCGATTACTTAGGCATTGTTATCTCCCCTGCTGggttctcaatggaccagaagaaaataGAAGCGGTCACAACCtggcccactcccaaaacggtcaaacaAGTTCAGGCttttctaggatttgtcaactatCTTAGACggttcattcccaatttcagcttggtcgcacgccccctccacaacctcaccaaaaaggaaaccccctggtcatggggtaacccagaagaggaagcattccaggagTTGAAACGTCTAGTTACACGGTCGCCAGTGcttatccattccaaccctgGCCTCCCCTACTATCTTGAAACAGACGCgtcaggggtagccatgggagcaatccttAGTCAAAGAGGGGAGGATAACCGTTTACACCCAGTAGCCTatatgtcaaaatccttctctggtgctgaggccaattacaacacccatgacaaggaactcctagccatcatcaaggccctAGAGGAGTGGCGTAtcttcctagaagcaacggacaaacccaTACAGGTGTTCACGGATCATCAAaatttggaatattggatgcaggccagAACCTTCAATCGCAGGCATGCccgatggcgcatattcttgaGCAACTTTAACTTCGAAATCCACTATCgaccagggaaacagtcggGTAAACCAGATGCATTGTCCAGACGAGCAGACTATGTCGACAACCCctcagaaccagaagtcatgctccccgcagaagtctttgccaacacgtcagaagaagaactggaaattaTCACAGAAATCCGCACCAAGCTTAGGGAAGACCCGTCCCTTGAGCCCATTATCCAATTTCtcacagaagatgcggacaatgcacctccctccattcggaaagcttacagagactacgattgggaagaggacctcctatggtaccgagggaaactagttgtcccagactcggaATCCCTGAAAGAACGGTTGctgagggaattccacgactcacCACTAGCCGGTCACCCAGGTCAACAGAGGACCCTTGAACTTCTAAgtcgcaactactggtggccaggcatgaaatcatcctccaaagaatgggtggaatgctgcCCCACATGCCAGGCCAACCGCCGAGCACACGCCCCGGTCATTGCCCTCAAAcctctggaagttcccccctacCCATTTCACACAATTTCCTATGACTTTATCACGGGATTCCCAAAGTCAAACGGCCATGACGCAATCTTGGTAGTCATCGATTCCTTCTCCAAATTCGggcatttcatcccaactaccaagaaggTTACATCTAAAGGCCTAGCGGATTTATTCATCtcacatgtgtggaaactccatgggttACCAGTCAAAACAATTTCAGACAGGGGGACGACGTTTATGGGAaagttcctaagggcactctATCAACGCCTCGGAGTAAAACCAGCCTTttcatcagcctaccacccggaatcggacggacaaacagagagggtgaaccagttcattgagttctacctcagatcatatGTTGCCGCCAAccactcagattgggccacCTGGTTGCCACTAGCGGAATATGCCTATAATAACGCAAAGCACTCTGCAACCGGAAGAACCccttttgaattggtttatggaagaaaccccaTCATGAACCCGTCTAACGTTCCTGCAAAtgttccagaagcagaccttgtaGCCAATACCTTGgcccaggaatggaaggaagcagagtCAGCACTGAGAATGACAAAAGAACGCATGACCAAATCAACAGGGATGATACCGGAATACTCCAtaggcaaaaaagtctggctagatggaaagaACATAGAACTTAGGACAAACTCCAATAAGCTAGACCCCAAACGACTAGGTCCATTCAAGGTTACGGAGAAAATatccagccacgcctaccgcctagaactccccaaaaccctgaaaatccacaatgtattctacgtGGGATTACTATCAAAGGCACACGAGTCACCAAGTCAACCGTTCCCAGaacaaccccctcctgaaacaatagaaggggaggaagaatacgaggtcaaacaaatcattgactctaaaCGCCAACGggggaaatggttttatttgatcaaatggaaaggttacggtCCAGAGGATAACTCATGGGAGCCAGAGGAGCtattggaacacagccaggaagagatcaagcgctttaACCAAGCCAaactcagaaaggctcgtgacgccgccaagagcctttaa
- a CDS encoding Retrotransposable element Tf2 protein, giving the protein MTDKAANWALPIIGTIIKGEGNPPTTIPALTAKFKEAFANPDAKRAAARKIAALTQTTTTSEYVTEFRNLMAELDWNTEAYIAQFTHGLHWKVKELLSTKDNIPDDDLKAIFAALVKIDNTCQENKENRPKKVPAKAPVTATTSTTTTRVRLSEDPNYVTPEERDCCCASGLCVKCGQKGHGIKQCPNGWKATIKEVAKIAEDDPKIDASDVSCVEFVSVALDSNKKPLLHINLHLNNYLAEPLKTLIDSGATSNFISPSVVEILKIPKTQLKNPRVVRMLDSTISQTGCIWHQVHLAVSANGHSHSIPFLVCPIGKTPAILGMTWLTAEAPLIDWQQGLVTFPEQARIASEEEANPDPMADLPSQYHEFA; this is encoded by the exons atgactgacaaggctgccaactgggctctccctatcatagggacaatcatcaagggcgagggtaaCCCCCCAACTactatcccggccttaacggccaaattcaaagaagcctttgccaatccagacgcaaagagggcggccgccagaaaaattgccgcgcttactcagacaaccaccacgtctgagtacgtcactgaattccgcaacctcatggcggaacttgactggaacactgaggcgtacattgcccagttcacgcacggccttcattggaaggtcaaagaactcctgtccaccaaggacaatatcccaGATGATGACCTCAAGGCTATATTTGCCGCCTTGGTCAAAATAGACAATACTTGTcaggaaaacaaggagaaccggcCCAAGAAGGTTCCAGCTAAGGCCCCAGTCACTGcgaccacctccaccaccaccacaagGGTCCGTCTATCAGAAGACCCAAATTAcgtcaccccggaggaacGGGACTGTTGTTGCGCGTCTGGCCTatgcgtcaagtgcggtcaaaaggggcatggaatcaaacaatgtcccaatggctggaaggcaacGATCAAGGAGGTGGCCAAAATAGCAGAGgacga CCCAAAAATAGACGCTTCTGATGTATCTTgtgttgaatttgtatctgttGCCTtagattcaaataaaaaaccacttctCCACATCAATTTACACTTAAACAACTACCTGGCAGAACCCCTAAAAACCCTCATAGACTCTGGAGCAACCTCCAACTTTATATCCCCTTCCGTCGTAGAAATCctaaaaatcccaaaaacccaactcaaaaacccacgagttgtgagaatgttagacaGTACCATTtcacagactggttgcatttggcaccaggttcacctcgcggtctcggccaatggccactcccactccattccttttctcgtttgccccattggcaaaaCCCCGGCTATAttaggcatgacttggttgACAGCAGAAGCCCCCcttattgactggcaacagggccTGGTCACATTTCCGGAGCAAGCCCGAATTGCCTctgaagaagaagccaaCCCAGACCCCATGGCAGACCTCCCCTCAcaataccatgaatttgcctga
- a CDS encoding Retrotransposable element Tf2 protein, which produces MTDAESKALKQHIEEELATGKIRPSTSSAGAPVMFVKKADGSLRLVVDYRKLNDVTHKNVYPLPRQDNLMAKLRHAKMFTKLDLRWGYNNVRIKEGDKWKTAFRTKYGLFEYLVMPFGLTNAPAAFQHFMNDLFRDLIDVTVVIYLDDILIFSEDPKDHPTHVREVLSRLMKNQLFCKLSKCHFHVTTVDYLGIVISPAGFSMDQKKIEAVTSWPQPRTVKQVQAFLGFVNYLRRFIPNFSSVARPLHNLTKKESPWSWDVLEEQAFQELKALVTKAPVLIHSNPNLPYYLETDASGVAMGAILSQQGPDNWLHPVAYMSKSFSGAEANYDTHNKELLAIIKALEEWRIFLEATDKPIQVFTDHRNLEYWMQARTFNRRHARWHIFLSNFNFEIHYRPGKQSGKPDALSRRSDYVDSPQKPEVMLPAEVFANTSETELKIVTEIRDKLKDDPSLEPIIQFLTEDADNAPPSIRKAYWDYDWEEDLLWYRGKLVVPDSELIKEQLLKEFHDSPLAGHPGQQRTLELLNRNYWWPGMKSSAKEWVECCPTCQANRRAHAPVISLKPLEVPLFPFHTISYDFITGFPKLNGYNAILVVIDSFSKFGHFIPTTKKVTAKGLADLFITHVWKLHGLPVKTVSDRGTTFTGKFLRALYQRLGINPAFSSAYHLESDGQTERVNQFIEFYLRSYVAADHSDWATWLPLAEYAYNNARHLATGKTPFELVYGRDPIMNPSNVPANVPEADHVADTLAQEWKEAESALRLTKERMAGIKGITPEYAIGKKVWLDGKNVELRTNSNKLDPKRLGPFEVLEQISSHVYRLRLPDTLKIHNVFYVGLLSKVHELPSQPFPEQPPPETIEGEEEYEVEQIIDSKRQQGKWFYLIKWKGYRPEDNLWEPEELLEHSQEEIQRFNKSRLKKACVAAKSL; this is translated from the coding sequence ATGACAGACGCAGAATCTAAGGCCCTTAAACAACATATTGAAGAGGAATTGGCCACAGGAAAGATCCGACCCAGCACTTCCTccgcaggcgccccggtaatgtttgtcaaaaaggcagatggctctCTCAGATTGGTAGTCGACTataggaagttgaatgacgTCACTCAtaaaaacgtctacccgcTCCCCAGGcaagacaacctcatggccaaattaaGGCATGCTAAGATGTTCACCAAACTGGATCTACgctggggttataacaatgtccggattaaggaaggagacaaatggaagacggctttcAGAACAAAATACGggttatttgaatacctggtgatgccctttggccttaccaatgccccagccgccttccaacacttcatgaatgacttgtttagggacctcatcgacgtcactgtggttatctacttggacgatatcttgatcttctcagaagaccccaaggaccacccaacccatgtcagggaagttctATCACGGTTGATgaaaaaccagttgttctgcaaactctccaagtgccacttccatgtcacaacAGTGGACTACCTTGGTATCGTCATCTCACCAGCTGggttctcaatggaccaaaagaaaatTGAGGCGGTTACGTCGTGGCCCCAACCCAGAacggtcaagcaggtccaggcctttttaggatttgtcaattacctcagacgcttcattcccaacttcagctctgTCGCGCGCCCCCTGCACAAccttaccaaaaaggaatcaCCGTGGTCATGGGACGTATTGGAAGAACAGGCTTTCCAAGAATTAAAGGCATTAGTCACCAAAGCACCAGTTCTGATCCACTCGAACCCCAACTTGCCTTACTATCTGGAAAcggacgcatcaggggtagcaatgggagctatactcagccaacaaggTCCAGATAATTGGTTGCACCCAGTAGCATATATGTCTAAATCCTTTTCCGGGGCTGAAGCTAATTATGatacccacaataaggagctcctagcaatcatcaaggccctggaggaatggcgcattttcctagaagcaacagacaagccaatccaggttttcacagatcacaggaacctggaatactggatgcaggcacggacttTTAACCGCAGACACGCACGTTGGCAcatcttcctgagcaactttaactttgagatccactaccGCCCcggaaaacagtcaggaaagccagacgcCCTATCCAGACGATCGGACTATGTTGATTCCCCCCAGAAGccagaagtcatgttaccagcagaagtctttgccaacacatcagAAACGGAGCTCaagattgtcacagaaatccgAGATAAGCTGAAAGATGACCCATCCCTAGAACCTattatccaattcctgacagaagatgcggacaatgcacctccaTCTATTAGGAAAGCCTATTgggactatgattgggaagaagatctcctatggtaccgcggaaaactggtggtcccagactcagagctCATCAAGGAACAATTGCTTAAAGAATTCCACGATTcccccctggcaggacaccccgGGCAACAAAGAACCCTAGAGCTCCTGAAccgtaactactggtggccaggaatgaagtcatccgctaaggaatgggtggaatgctgTCCTACCTGCCAAGCTAATCGCCGCGCACACGCTCCTGTGATCTCCCTAAAGCCCTTAGAAGTCCCCCTGTTTCCCttccacacaatatcctacgacttcatcacaggattccccaAGTTGAACGGATACAATGCAATCCTAGTGgtaattgactccttctctaAGTTTGgtcacttcatcccaaccacaaaaaaggtcacagccaagggaCTAGCAGacctgttcatcacccatgTTTGGAAGTTACACGGATTACCGGTCaaaacagtctcagaccgcggaacaacgttcacagggaaattcctaagagcactgtaccaacgccttggaaTCAACCCagccttctcctcagcctaccacctgGAGTCGGACGGACAGACAGAGAGGGTgaaccaattcattgagttctacctcagatccTACGTTGCAGCAGACCATTCAGACTGGGCTACCTGGTTACCGTTAGCAGAATAcgcgtacaacaacgctaGACACTTGGCtactgggaaaaccccctttgaacttGTCTACGGAAGAGATCCCATCATGAATCCATCCAACGTACCGgcaaatgtcccagaagccgACCACGTAGCTGACACCCTAGCtcaagaatggaaggaggcgGAATCCGCTCTAAGGCTAACAAAGGAAAGGATGGCAGGGATCAAGGGAATAACTCCAGAATATGcaattggcaaaaaagtatggctggatggaaaaaacgtggagctcagaaccaactccaacaaattggACCCTAAGAGACTAGGCCCATTCGAAGTCCTAGAGCAAATATCCAGCCACGTGTACCGCCTGAGGCTTCCGGATACCTTGAAAATTcacaacgtattctatgtaggGCTGCTATCCAAAGTTCATGAATTGCCCAGTCAACCCTTCCCGGAACAACCCCCTCCAGAAACAattgaaggggaagaagaatatgaggtggagcagatcattgactccaaaagacaacaagggaaatggttctacttaatcaaatggaaaggttacagaccagaagacaatttgtgggaaccagaagaactcctggagCACAGCCAGGAGGAAattcaacgcttcaacaagtcacgactgaaaaaggcttgtgtcgccgccaagagcctttaa
- a CDS encoding peptidase C14, with protein MLSYVAHHWGDHVVKSAPCETVRNGLKAFLLQQLLFWMEVLSLKRTLDKGMSMLLGLKPWLMVKDAPSDLIRMLNNLWIFLSTYAARLVLELTPHIYILALPFCHWTSSVYNQYWGFHIFHAHNGTLALGPLEGHTSHVNSVAFSPDGLLLVSGSEDGTIVVQDVQTGSYVYDVIKGHNRGARSALFSPNGKYILSGSWDRTTRMWDSGNGSPIPNSIKRHPDKVYCTAFSSDGKHIACSLYSNESPIVVYDASTSKSLPFPFGANQSRVYSIAFLLNSKHLVTGHASGDLRVWSLQDGTATHSPPKVHNNWITSVGFSPLGDKLVTASYDRCVYIWDVENGYSNPCLLGTHDHFVYSAAFSPDGTRVISCSRDRTVKIWNVLHSTSSHTSHSNTPTKTVHSVAISPDGSRVAAAGEDKAIYMFNTYDGTSALEPLVAHTDVIFSVAFSFNGKHLASGGDNNSIHLWDATSGKLLSGPLRGHEKRIWSVSFSPDNRHVVSASEDKTIRMWHVDDGTLTPTDLVGTHDSGVYSAVFSPDGKRIISGCGNSKIRMWDSQTLSLVFDPFGSQQHERGIFSVTFSPDGRLIASGSADGTICIFNSHSGQLVLGPLPKHSNFVRSVVFSPDGKHIICGLGDRSVHVWRVEDGLLACMPLEGGQGCFNSVACSPDGAYIVSGSYDSTIRVWKAPGRGVVYDLSESTSPTSDQREPHRAIAGGLRIDSEGWARNRDSQLVFWVPSDLRGLFPSPKNVYCIGPGGTLRVEHSQPLSLGDEWGRCFVV; from the exons ATGTTGTCATATGTAGCGCACCACTGGGGAGACCATGTAGTCAAGAGCGCGCCTTGTGAGACAGTGCGCAATGGACTGAAAGCATTCCTATTGCAGCAgctgctgttctggatggaggtgctCAGCCTGAAGCGCACGCTGGACAAAGGGATGAGCATGCTGTTGGGGCTCAAGCCATGGCTGATG GTCAAAGATGCACCATCAGATCTAATCAGGATGCtgaacaacttgtggatCTTCTTGTCAACGTATGCTGCCAGGTTGGTATTGGAGTTGACgccacatatatacatcttggCATTGCCATTTTGCCACTGGACAAGCTCAGTATACAACCAGTACTGGGGTT TTCATATATTTCATGCCCACAATGGAACACTAGCTCTTGGACCCCTGGAAGGACACACAAGTCACGTGAACTCCGTAGCATTCTCTCCAGATGGACTTTTGcttgtctctggctctgAGGACGGTACAATTGTTGTGCAAGACGTGCAGACAGGTAGTTACgtatatgacgtcatcaaggGCCATAACAGAGGAGCAAGGTCAGCATTGTTCTCACCCAACGGCAAGTACATCCTCTCAGGGTCCTGGGACCGGACAACGCGGATGTGGGACAGTGGCAACGGAAGTCCAATACccaactccatcaaacgccatCCTGATAAAGTCTACTGCACGGCATTCTCTTCTGATGGGAAACACATTGCCTGTAGCTTGTATAGCAATGAGTCTCCCATTGTTGTCTATGATGCATCCACCAGCAAATCATTGCCTTTTCCATTTGGTGCTAATCAATCCCGGGTGTATTCAATTGCCTTTTTGCTAAACAGCAAGCACCTTGTCACTGGCCATGCATCCGGCGATCTGCGCGTCTGGAGTCTACAGGACGGCACAGCCACACACTCCCCACCTAAAGTACACAACAACTGGATCACATCCGTTGGGTTTTCGCCACTTGGAGACAAACTCGTTACTGCCTCTTATGATCGGTGCGTATACATATGGGATGTAGAGAATGGCTACTCCAACCCTTGTCTACTTGGCACACACGACCATTTTGTTTACTCCGctgcgttctcacccgacggcacacGAGTCATATCATGCTCACGGGACCGCACCGTCAAGATTTGGAATGTACTACACTCGACATCATCTCACACGTCACACTCAAACACACCAACCAAGACTGTCCACTCGGTTGCgatctcgcctgatggctcACGCGTCGCTGCAGCGGGTGAAGACAAAGCAATCTACATGTTCAACACATACGATGGCACTTCCGCCCTCGAGCCGCTTGTCGCACACACCGACGTGATCTTCTCGGTAGCTTTCTCGTTCAACGGCAAGCACCTTGCCTCTGGTGGCGACAACAATAGCATACATCTGTGGGATGCCACAAGCGGCAAGCTGCTATCCGGTCCACTTCGAGGACATGAGAAAAGGATATGGTCAGtgtcgttctcacccgataACAGGCACGTTGTTTCTGCCTCCGAGGACAAGACCATACGCATGTGGCATGTGGACGATGGCACTCTGACACCTACAGACCTTGTTGGAACACATGATAGCGGGGTCTACTCAGCGGTCTTCTCCCCCGACGGCAAGCGTATCATTTCTGGATGTGGCAACAGCAAGATACGGATGTGGGACTCGCAGACGCTATCACTCGTGTTCGATCCGTTTGGGTCGCAGCAGCATGAGAGGGGTATATTTTCGGTGAcattctcgcctgatggcagaCTCATTGCTTCTGGGTCCGCGGATGGCACTATCTGCATTTTTAACTCGCACAGTGGCCAGTTGGTTCTCGGTCCTCTCCCGAAACATTCGAATTTTGTTAGGTCAGTTGTGTTTTCACCCGACGGTAAACACATCATATGTGGCCTAGGTGATCGAAGCGTTCACGTGTGGAGGGTGGAAGATGGTCTTCTTGCATGTATGCCACTGGAAGGAGGTCAAGGTTGTTTTAACTCCGTGGCATGTTCACCCGACGGTGCATACATCGTCTCAGGCTCATATGACTCGACGATTCGAGTATGGAAGGCACCAGGAAGGGGCGTTGTATATGACTTATCAGAATCtacctctcctacttcaGATCAGAGGGAGCCCCATCGTGCAATTGCCGGTGGACTGAGGATCGATAGCGAAGGGTGGGCACGCAACCGCGATTCTCAGCTAGTTTTCTGGGTTCCA
- a CDS encoding Retrotransposon-derived protein PEG10, with amino-acid sequence MEPEPSPTALLEAITALTATVGSLQDQIRAQSQQITELRAICKETADLLGDKDQGTTQAKPGLSTGPVTPPTHSGGETHTPGTVRPGLKAPFRPSRGTGFDSEEEEEPRRPKKEPQGTPARHLGSLTPFDAGSSVKRPKMDLPDPYKGDTRGRKATQWLDRMMLWVALHQDQFDEEEQMVALTAKFKEAFANPDAKRAAARKIAALSQSTTTSEYVTEFRNLMAELDWNEEAYIAQFTWGLHWKVKELLSTKDSIPDDLEAIFAAAIKIDNIRRENEENRPKKAPAKSPASVATSTTTTRVRLSEDPNYVTPEERDRRRASGLCVKCGQKGHGIKQCPNGWKITPKETAKVAQDESEKE; translated from the exons atggaaccggagccgtcccctaccgctctcctcgaggctatcacagccctcaccgccacagtcgggtccctacaggaccaaatccgcgcccagagccaacaaatcactgagctcagggccatatgcaaggagaccgcagacctccttggggataaggaccaaggaacaacccaagccaagcctggcctttcgactgggcctgtcactcctcccacccactcgggaggagaaacccacactccaggcacggttaggcctgggctcaaggccccattccggCCTTCAAGAGGAACCGGTTTCgactcagaggaagaggaagaaccaaggcggcccaaaaaggagcctcagggAACGCCTGCAAGACACCTGGGatcccttaccccctttgacgcagggtccagcgtaaagcgaCCCAAGATGGATCTCCCAGACCCCTACAAAGGAGACACCAGGGGGCGTAAGgccactcagtggcttgATAGAATGATGCtatgggtagccctccatcAAGATCAGTTTGACGaagaggagcagatggtt gccttaacggccaaattcaaggaggcctttgCCAATCCCGATGCCAAACGGGCCGccgccagaaaaattgcggcTCTGTCCCAATCCACCACTACCTCCGAGTatgtcacggagttccgcaatctcatggcggaactagactggaacgaggaggcctatatcgcgcagttcacgtggggcctccactggaaggtcaaagaactGCTGTCCACCAAAGATAGCATCCCTGACGATCTCGAAGCCATCTTTGCGGCAGCGattaaaattgacaacatccgccgcgaaaatgaggagaaccgccctaaaaaggcaccagccaagtccccggcctccgtggccacctccactaccaccacaaGGGTCCGGttatcagaggaccctaaCTACGTCACCccagaggaaagggaccgccgccgcgcatctgGGCTGTGCGTCAAATGTGGGCAGAAGGGCCATGGAATCAagcaatgccccaatggttggaagaTCACTCCCAAGGAAACTGCCAAGGTGGCCCAGGACGAATcggaaaaagagtaa